Below is a window of Virgibacillus sp. NKC19-3 DNA.
GAAACAGCCTGCCCGGCAGACGTCCAAGTTGGTGGACTGATTGAAGAAGCTCGTGGACAAATTCGCCAAGCAATGCCTTTAACAGGTCTTACAGGTACACTTAGTAAGACAGCATTGAACGGATTTTTCCCGTATCAGAATCGTATGAATATGCTTGGGTCTTTCATGCGATTTTATCAAAAAAGTGGTATACAGCGTATTGTGAGAACAACAGGCTTATTAAATATAATGCCAACACATTTGAAAGATATGGAGTCCATTCTCCCGAAAGTTGAAAAACCTGTGTTGGGAAGATACCCAGAAATTGTGCCAGCAGAAGATGAAAAGAAAGAAAGGGTTGGAATGCTGACAGGGTGTATCATGGACGTCATGTTCAGTGATGTTAACGAAGCGACTATTCGTGTTCTCACACATAATGGATTTGAAGTTGGCCTGCCGAAACAACAGGGATGTTGCGGAGCTCTTCATGTTCACGCTGGTGAAAGAGAAACTGGAAAGGAACTCGCCAAACAGAATATGGAAGCCTTTAAAGATTATGACAAAGTCCTTGTAAATGCTGCAGGCTGTGGATGTGCACTTCAGGAATATAATGAATTATTCAGAAATGATCCTGAAATGCTCCCTTTAGCGGAGGATTTTTCGGCGAAAATTGAAGATGTTTCTAAATTTCTATATGATAATGATTTTAAACGTCCAAAAGCAGAAGTAAACACAAAAATTACGTACCATGACGCGTGTCATCTAGCTCACGGACAGGGGGTACGTTTTGAGCCTCGTCAACTTTTAAATGAAATACCAGGTGTGGAAATGGTTGATTTACCAGATGCAGACAGATGCTGTGGAAGTGCAGGAATCTACAATCTTACACACCCCGAAATGGCAGGGGCTCTTCTGGAGCGTAAGGTGGAAGATGTACCTGAAAATATTGATATGATTTCAATGGGTAATCCCGGTTGTATGCTGCAAATCGCAATGGGGATAAAAAAATATGGTAGAAGTGAAAAGGTCGTTCACACCGTACAACTACTTGACTGGGCATATGAAAAAGAAAGAAGAGAGCAGGCTCGACTAGTGAAATCGTAATCAAAAGGATGTGAAAGAGTGCTTGGAAAAAGGCATAAAAAACAAAAACCTGATGCTGTTGCTCAACAATTAATCAATATAGTTGGCGAAGGTGAAGTTCTTTATTTGAAAGAAGATCTCATTTCATATGAATGCGACGGCTATACGATGTCAAAAGGGATGCCAAGAGCGGTTGTTTTTGTGCGGAATACTAAACAGGTTTCAGATGTTGTGAAATACTTAAATAAAGTGGAAATTCCTTATATAGCGCGTGGGGCTGGAACAGGTTTGAGCGGAGGGGCGACCCCGCTTGGAGGTGAAGTTCTAATTAGTTTGGTTCGGATGAAGAAGATGCTCCATCTTGATTTGGAAAATAGAAAAGCAGTTGTTGAGCCTGGTTATATTAATTTAAAGTTGACACAATCTATTTCAGATAAAGGTTACTATTACGCACCAGATCCTTCAAGCCAATATGCATGTACAATCGGTGGCAATGTTGCCGAAAACTCGGGAGGGGCACATTGTCTTAAATATGGTGTTACAACAAACCATATCTTGGGTCTTGAAATTGTTCTTCCTAGCGGTGAAATTATTGAAATAGGAGAAGACGGGGTTCCGGATCGCCCGGGATACGATTTACTCGGGCTTTTGACCGGTTCAGAGGGAACGCTTGGCATTGTGACAAAAGTTACCGTAAAGGTTTTAAAAACTCCTGAGGGTAAGAAAACCGTTCTTGCTTATTATGATGATATTAATGATGCAAGCCAAGCTGTTTCAGATATTATTGCCGCTGGTATTATTCCAGCTGCACTTGAAATGATGGACTCTATAGCCACCGAGGGTGTTGAATCTGCCGCTTATCCAGTCGGGCATCCGAGAGATATTGCTGCGTTCTTACTTATTGAAGTCGATGGAATTGCCGCTGGAATTGATGATCAAATCGATGAAATACTTGATGTTTGTAAAAATAATAATGTGCGAGAGGTAAAAGTGGCTAAAGATGAAGCAGAACGAGGACTTTGGTGGGCAAACCGCAAAATGGGCTTTGGCGCAATGGGAGCAATCTCTCCCGATTATCTCGTACAAGATGGGGTTATTCCTAGAACTCGTTTGCCTGAAGTACTGGCAAAAATCTCTGAAATTAGCATGAAGTATGAGCTTCGTATTGCAAATATTTTCCATGCAGGGGATGGGAATTTGCATCCACTTATTTTATTCGATGCAAGTATTCCTGGACAAAGTGAACGAGCTTCAAAAGCGGGTTCCGAATGCTTAAAGGTTTGTGCAGATGTTGGTGGCTCAATTACTGGTGAACATGGTGTGGGGATCGAAAAATCGGCAGAAATGCGTTTTATCTTCAGTGATGAGGAAATGGCCGCGCAAACGGAAATTCGTGCTGTTTTTAACCCCGAGGATCTACTAAATCCCGGAAAATTATTTCCAAGTCCCGGTCGTTGTGTAGAAGTAAAGCAAGAGTGGAAGACAGTAGAAGTATAAAGCCTGAGAGATGGGCCACATAATCCATCTCTCAATCATGAGAGTACAAGGAGTGAAAATAATGAAATTCGCTAGATTTAAAAAACAGAAAGAAACAAGCGTTTTGTATGGTATTGCAACAGACAGTGGTATTCAACAAATTGAAGGAGACATATTTACAGGATGGAATTTAACAGAAAAAATCTATAATGTTTCTGACATCCAATTATTGGCACCACTCACACCAAAACATGTAATTGGTATCGGAGCAAATTATGTTGCTGAAACTAATGATTTACCCTCTGAATTACCTGATATTCCTGTATTTTTTTATAAACCGATTTCCTCTGTTATTGGAAATGGGAAAGCTATTGTTATACCAAGAGAAGTTGAAGAAGTGAAATTTGAATCAGAACTTGCCGTAGTAATCGGTCAACGTGCAAGTAACCTCTCTGAAGAAGAAGTAACAGAGTCTATATTTGGCTATACGATAGCCAATGATGTAACAGCGCCACAATATTTCCATGAAGACGGACATTGGATGGTAGGAAAATCATTTGACACATTTACACCGCTCGGACCATATATCGAAACGGAACTCGATCCTGATAAAGTTAACGTTGAAGCATACTTAAACGGTAATAAGAAACAGGATAGCTCAACGGCACTTATGATCTTTTCCATGAGAAAGATGATCGCGTATTTATCCAGTGTAATGACATTGGAAGCGGGTGATATTATTTTAACTGGAAGTCCGCTAGGCGCTGAAATGATGAAAGACGGGGATGAAATCAACTGTAAAATTGCTGGAATTGGTGAGCTTCGTAACTCTATAAAACAAAGTTGACTTTATTTTAGGTTAATAGATATAACTAAATTCCTGTTTGCTATGTGCACATATGTATATGGTTTAAAAAAAAATATATAAGGAAGGGTTTTAAAAATGGGTAATGGAATATTAGCTGTGCTGGCCGTCCTTCCAATTATTGTTGTTGCTATTTTTCTAGTTGGGCTTAAATGGCCAGCGAGTAAGGCCATGCCGCTTTCCTATATTGTCACTGTTTTATTAGCTCTATTCGTTTGGAATGTAGCCTTCCCCAAAGTAGCTGCTGCATCTGTTCATGGTTTGATCGTTGCTGTTACACTTTTATTTATTATTTTTGGCGCAATTTTACTATTAAATACGCTGCAAGAAAGTGGGGGGCTTCATACTATTCGTCGTGGTTTTACAGATATTACCCCCGATCGGCGTATTCAAGTCATTATCGTTGCATGGCTTTTTGGTTCATTTATTGAAGGTTCAGCAGGGTTTGGTACACCTGCAGCAGTTGCAGTACCATTATTGGTCGGACTTGGGTTTCCAGCGATGGCAGCTGTTGTCTCCGGTATGGTTATCCAAAGTACTCCGGTATCCTTTGGAGCAGTCGGAACGCCCATGACTGTGGGAGTGGGTACAGGAGTTGAGTCGCTCACCCAAATCACTGATATTTCAAGCTTTGTATTTGGTGTTGCTGGGAAGGTGGCCTTGCTTCATACCATCGCAGGATTACTAATTCCGTTATTTTTAGTAGCCATTTTAACACGTTTTTTTGGGAAGAATAAATCATTCAGTGAGGGGTTAAAGGTTTGGAAGTTCGCAATCTTTGCTTCCGTGGCGATGACGATACCATATGTTATTGTTGCAAATTTATTAGGACCTGAATTCCCTGCAATGATTGGCGGCTTAGTTGGATTGGCAATTGTAATTCCGGCAGCGAAAAAGGGCTTCCTCATGCCAAAGGAAGACGAAATTTGGGATTTCGAATCAAAAGACCGGTGGGATCCAACGTGGACCGGGAGGGTTGAGCTTAAACATAGTGAGATTTATGCAGGCAAAATAAGCATGTGGCGTGCATGGGCACCATACGTATTGATTGCTATTCTATTGCTCATTTCCAGACTAACTATAGTAGGGGATTGGCTTCAATCTGCTACAATTACATTACCACATATTTTTGGGACAGAAATATCCTCTAGTTGGGAAATTTTGTTTTCACCAGGATTCATTTTTATCGTCGTTGCCGTATTCACCTATTATATGCATGGGATGAGGGTTCAAGAATTTGCTAGAGCTTGGAAAGACTCCGGGAAAACAATGATTGCAGCTGGGTCAGCTCTTGTCTTCACTGTTCCTATGGTGCAAGTATTTCTTAACTCAGACGGCGGAGCGGCTGGTTATCAAGAAATGCCGCTAGCTTTAGCAGAAGGTGTTGCAAATCTTGCAGGATCGTTGTATCCAATCTTTGCAACGTTCGTTGGAGGACTTGGTGCATTTGTAGCTGGTAGTAATACTATTAGTAACATGATGTTCTCGCTTTTCCAATTCGGGGTCGGCGAACGCATCGGCGGTGATGCGACTTGGATGGTTGCGCTTCAAGCAGTTGGTGGAGCAGCCGGAAATATGATTTGTGTCCATAATGTTGTCGCAGCATCAGCAGTTGTTGGACTTGTAGGGAAAGAAGGACACATTATTCGAAAAACGCTTCTTCCATTTCTCTATTATTCATTGCTGTTAGGATCTATAGGTTATTCGATTATGTGGACTGCCGAAAAGGGAATATTTAACATCGGGTCTATTATTGCGGTTATTATTTGGGTCATCGCTATTTACATTATTGTGACAAACAACAAGCGTTTAGACGTTATACAACGTCGCGCTGCTTCTTAAATCCGTGTAATGAAACTCCTTCTATATAGAGGGAGTTTTTTTTGGTTTACTAAAAAGAATTAATGATTGAAGGAAGAATAAGAACAAACACCTGTTAATAACAAATCGAATAAATAACGGTACATCCATATATACAATAGACGGAGCGTTACAACGACGTATTCAGAATAGAATATAATAATTTAAGTATTAACAAAAATAATCATTAATACAAAATGAGCACATATAAATAATAATGAGCATAAATGAGCATGGTGAGGAGTGGAGGTATGAGTAATAAAGAAATTGTACAGTCAAGAGCTTATCGACTGATTGCACCGGAAACGTTTGAAGAAGTTGTACTTCAACATTCCATTGATAATAATCAAGTTGTGGTACAGCCAAGTTTAGCAAGTATATGTCATGCAGACACTCGTTATTACACTGGTCAACGAAGAAAGGAGGCTTTACAAAGTAAACTTCCTATGGCCCTGTTTCATGAAGGAATTGGCCATATAGTAAAGTCGAAGGATGAAACTTTTGATATAGGTCAGCGTGTCGTTATTGTTCCTAATATCCCTGCAAGACGATTACAAGCTAATACAATAAATAATAAATCATCCCCTAACAGTCGAGTAGTAAAGGATAATTATTTGCCGCAAAGTGTTTTCTTAGGCAGTGGTTACGATGGGATTGGACAACAGAATTTGGTACTTCCAAAAGAAAATGTAATAGCCATACCCTCTAATGTTCCTGATGAAATTGCCGTTTTAGCGGAATTGACTTCCGTATCCTTACACGCTGCAAATCATGTAAGCGATTACTTTAATGATGGAAAAGTAGCTGTTTTTGGAGATGGGCCGGTTGGTTATTTAACGGCAGCAACATTACATCATGTTTTTGGCATATCAAAAGAGGACCTGTTAGTCTTTGGTGCTATAAGCGAAAGGTTGGTGCATTTTGATTTTGCCACAACGTATCTTGTACAAGATTTCAATTTTAGAAAGGAGGAGAATGTTGTAGCGGTAATTGAATGTACAGGAGGAACATTTAGTGAAAAGGCTATTAATCAAGCAATTGATTTAATCGAGCCTCAAGGAAAAATAACCTTAATGGGTGTATCCGAAGAACATGTACCTCTGAATACAAGAGATATTCTTGAGAAGGGGTTGACGATTTACGGAAGTTCTCGAAGTACAGCTGAGGAATTTCAAACACTAATGCATGCTTTTCAAAGTCAAGCGTATCAGCGTACATTGGAGAAGCTTTTACCGAATCAAAAAGAATTAATTAGGGATGCTAAGGATTTAGAAAAGTCGATGAATAAGGCTATAAAAAATAAGGGCTGGGGAAAGATTTTCTTGTCCTTTGAATGGGGTTAATAAAATGGTGTTTTATTTTTAAAGCAATCCATAAAACTTACAAATCGGTTTAATGCGGCTATTATTTTTTGAATATTAATAAATCTTATCAAAAAAGGAGGAAATGAAGTTGAAAAAAGTCTTGACGTTTATTCCTATTATTTGTGCATTAATGCTAGTTGCTTGTGGAAATGATGATACATCAAGTGGAGATGATGGCTCAAATGGTAAATTAACGATGTATACTCCGATGCCTGAAGAAAACGCAGAAGCATATGTAAGTAAATTTGAAGAAGATACTGGAATTGAAGTGGATTATACCCGTCTTAGTACAGGAGAGATTCTTTCAAAACTAAAAGCTGAAGAAGGAAGTAGCGATGCAAGTATATGGTTTGCGGGGCCATCTGATAGCTTCATAGAAGCAGATGAAGAAGGGTTCTTAGAAAAATACGACACTGATAATTTGGATAATCTCGATAAAATCGATGAGAATGCAATGGTAGAAGATGCTAGTTGGCTTCCTATTTATCAAGGGCCTATAGCTTTTGCCTCCAATGAAGAGTGGTTAGAAGAAAACGGTGTTGAAGCCCCAACAAGCTGGGAGGATTTATTGAAGCCGGAATTTGAAAACAATATAATGTTGGCCCATCCTGGAGCGTCAGGAACCGGATATCAATTTGTATCTACACTTGTGCAAATCATGGGGGAAGAAGAAGCATTTGATTATTTAAAGAAATTTGATGAGAATGTGAAACAATGGACGAAAGGAGGATCAGCTAACGCACAATTTATTGGGATAGGAGAAGTTGGCACTGGACTTGCTTTTGCTCAGGATCTGTTACCGCTCAAAGAGGAGGGGTATCCTATTAAAATTACTTACCCGGAGGATGGTGTATCAGTAGCTGTGGAAGGAGCGGCTAAAATAAAAGGGGGACCGGAACAAGAAAAGGAAAATGCAACGAAATTTATGAATTGGATAAATAGCGTGGAAGGGCAAAATGTCTATGCGGATACTGGATACTATCATTTACCAGTAATATCAGATGCCAACATACCGGAAGGAGCCCCAGATTTGAATGAATTTAATGTAGCGGATACGGATAACATTTGGGCTAGTGAACACCGCGATGAGATTGTTGATAAATTCGAACGGCAGATTGAATCAGAGGAAGAAGCTAGTGATGGATAACTAGTTATTCCAAAATAGGCTTCACCTAGCATGAAACTATGTGAAGTCTATTTTAAAAAGGTATTCTATAAAACGTTCTAACTGAGATATGTAAATGACTTTCGACGATTTTTAATGGGGTGTTATGATTGGCTAATTCAAATATAGTTAAAAAACCGTTAAAACGTAAATGGAAAGCAATAGGAGAGAACCCATATCTATTTGGTTTAATCATTTTGGTATTAATATCGCTTTTTTTATTTTCCATTTACCCTATGTATAGTATCTTGAAAACAATCTTTGTCGGTGAAAGTGGATTGGATTTTAAAGCCGTGCAAGAAATCTTTGATAAGCCTCGTATATATCAAACTATCTGGAACAGTCTGAAACTGGGCATTTCATCAGCGATAATTAGCACTTTGATCGGTTTCATATTTGCTTATTCAGTAACAAGGACTCACATGTTTGGTAAGAAATTTTTTAATTTTATTGCAGTTTTTCCAGTTGTTTCACCACCTTTCGTTTTAGCATTAGCTATGATTCTACTCTTTGGGAGTTCCGGATTAATTTCTAAAGAAATACTTGGGATGCAGAGCACGGATGTTTTTGGTTTTAATAGCCTATTAGTTATTCAAGCTATGTGCTTTTCACCTATTGCATATCTAAACTTAAAAGGTGTACTTGAAACAATGGATGCTTCATTGGAGGATTCTGCTTTTAATCTAGGAGCATCTAGGTGGAAAGTGTTTTATACGATAACTTTACCATTAGCAATGCCGGGCGTATTTAGTTCTTTGCTTTTAACATTTATTAAATCACTTGAAGATTTCGGAAATCCGATGATTATTGGTGGAGATTACTCCGTTTTAGCCACAGAAGCATATATGACAATTACGGGTAGAAATGACTTAAGGACAGGTGCTTTATTAGCAGTTTCCATGTTGATTCCGGTTTTAACTGCATATTTGGTTCAAAAGTATTGGGTCAATAAAAAATCATATACGACAGTAACAGGAAAAACTTCGCAGGGATCCGTAATTATTAAAGATAAAAAGGTGGTTGTACCTTTATTTATAACTTGTTTATTGATAACGGGGACAATCGTTTTATTTTACGGAACGATTATTGTGGGTGCTTTTGTCGAGATATGGGGAGTAAATTACGCATTATCCTTGAAACATTTTCAATACGTCTTTGACACAGGATTAGGTACAATCAAAGATACTGTAATTATTGCTGTTATTGCTACTCCGATAATGGTTTTATTAGGTATGATCATTTCCTTTTTAACAGTGAGAATAAGTTTCCCAGGAAAAAAGTTAGTGGAAATAGGTTCAATATTATTATTTGCTGTTCCTGGAACAGTCGTTGGTATTGGATATCTCTTATCGTTTAATAGCCCGCCATTAGCTATTACAGGAACGGCAGCTATCTTAGTTTTAGTACTTGTTTTCCGATATATGTCTTTAGGCATTGAGGCAGGAACGAACGCTTTAATGCAAATAGATTCATCGCTTGAGGAAGCATCTAAATCACTAAATGCTAATGGGTTTACTACTTTTTGGAAAATAACCTTTCCGTTATTGAGATCTGCATTATTTTCAAGTGCAATATATGCATTCACTCGAGCGTTAACTTCCATAAGTGCTGTCATCTTTTTGGTTTCTGCAAGTTGGAACCTGATGACGGTGGCAATTTTGTCAGCTGTTGACTTTGGCAAATTAGGTGTTGCTGCTGCTTATTGTGTCATCTTATTTGTCATTATATTGATTGCGTTCACTGGCTTGAATTTATTGTTAAAACAAAATGAAAGGTCGATGTAAATGAACCCGATATATACAGAATCTAATGTTGTAAAGTTGAAAATCGAAAACGTAGTAAAAGCATTTCCATCCCGTAATAAGAAACAAGATGTTTTTACTGCTGTCGATAATGTTTCTTTAAATTTTAAACAGGGAGAGTTAACAACATTATTAGGCCCTTCTGGATGTGGCAAAACAACAACATTACGGATGTTAGCAGGATTTGAGTTTCCTACAAGTGGCGAAGTAATTGTTGATGGAGAGAATATAACAAATCAACCTCCTAATAAACGTGATATGGGCATGGTATTCCAAAATTATGCTTTGTTTCCTCATCTTACCGTTTATGAAAATGTATCGTATGGGTTGAGAATAAAAAAAGTGGATAAAGAAGAAATAAAAAGTAGGACAGAAAAAGTATTATCACTTATGGACTTAGAAGAATTGAAAGATCGTAATCCTTCACGAATTTCAGGGGGACAACAGCAACGTGTTGCAATTGCAAGAGCAATTATACTTGAGCCTAAAATACTGTTATTTGATGAGCCTCTTTCTAATTTAGATAGTAAACTTCGTCAGTATATGAGGACTGAGATTCGAAATTTACAACGCAGGCTTGGTATTACTAGCATATATGTAACACATGATCAGGAAGAAGCTATGGCTATTTCTGATCAAGTAGTAATTCTAGATGAGGGCAAAATTCAACAAGTAGGTTCGCCACTGGACATTTATTTAAATCCAGTTAATCGTTTTGTAGCAAACTTCATAGGTGATTCGGATATATTAATGGCTACGGTAGCTGACATCAACGAGGAAACTGTACGGTTAAAACTTGAAGAAACGACTATTCAGGTGAAAAATTCCCCTGATTATAAACTTCAAAAAAATGATGTAGTTCATTGTGTCATGAAGCCAGAGTTCTGGTCAATTACTGATCAAGGAAATTTTTTAGTTGAAATAACGCAAGCTATATTTTTAGGATCCCATATGGAATATATCGTACAGATAGGCAATCAGTCATTTAAATTTTTTGATTATTATCATTATGAAAACGGGCAAAAAGAAGTAGGATCGAAAATACGATTACAATTAAGAAGTGATTTAGTTAAAATTTTGGATAACAGCATTGAAAAGGAAAAACTATAAAAAATGGATTCATGCATGAATTTAGAAAATACGAAAGTAGAGAAACAAAATAATGAACAAATGTTAACCAACCTCAACAGAAAAAACGGAAAAGAGATGATGTAATGCTACCACTAGAAAGACAAAAAGGGTTACTAGAATTCCTAAAACAAAATCATGTATCGACTGTATCAGAACTTGCTTCCCATTTTCAGGTTCATGAGGCAACGATCCGGCGTGATCTCACAATGCTGGAGAAAAAAGGGCTAATGAAGCGGACGTATGGTGGTGTGATGCTGGAGGAAGAAGTTCATTCCGAACCCTCCTTTCAAGACAGAGAGTTCGCTCAATATGAGGAAAAAGAAAGAATCGGCAGGCGTGCGGCCGAACTTATAGAAAACGGAGATAATATTATTCTGGATTCGGGAACAACAACATTACACATTGCAAAGTCAATCATAAATAAGAAAGATTTAACAGTCGTTACAAATGACATCAATATTGCAGCAACATTACGCTTTTCCAAGTCCATTCAAGTAATCGTAACAGGTGGTGTACTCTTTCCTGAAAGTTACATGCTAAATGGAATGATTACCGATGAAACATTAAGTACCGTAAATATTCAAAAAGCATTTATCGGAACACCGGCTTTTCATTACGAAAAAGGTCTTACTCATTTCGACGAATATCTTGTTCCAGCAAAACGGGGAATGATTCGCGCAGCTAAGCGAGTTATTGTCACAGCTGACCATACAAAAATTGGTCGAGTTTCTATTCATGCTGTTGCCGGTATAGATAAAATTGATGATCTGGTGATTCGACAAGAACTTGAAGAAGTTGATCTAAGAAGAGTGCAAAACGCAGGTATTCAGGTACATCTCGCGTGACTGGCCGCAAAACTACGAAAATGTTAATTGACAAATACATCCTATCGTTAGAACTCAAGTTTTATTGGAGGTGATACATGGATATAGTTACGTAAGGAAACAAAACGGTTCGAGATAACAAATAGTTACGAGGGAAGATTAGGAGCGGGAGGAGTATCATGATAAAATTTAAATTTTTAGTACTTTCCATTTTAAGTATTTTTGTACTATCTTTTGCATTTGATCATGTAGGTTATGCAGAATCAGCTGATAAGACCGATGATTGGTTGCGCAGTGATAAAACAGAAATAAGTGCCCACCGCGGTGCCCATGTAGCTGTCCCGGAAAATACAGCCGAAGCAATGAAATGGGCAGGTTTATTAGGGTATGGTTTTGTTGAAATTGACATACAGGAAACAAAAGATGGTCAGTATGTACTAATGCATGACGAAAACATCGACCGCACTACAACGGGTTCCGGAAAAATAGAAGATATAACCTTAGAAGAAATGAAGAGCTATAATGTTCTAGACGCTGATGGAAACGAGACCAATTATAAAGTGCCAACACTTCAAGAAGCATTAGAAGAAGCTGATAAGTATAACGTTGGAGTCAATTTTGACGGTTCAAAAGGAGAATGGGAGAATAAGGAGTTTGTGGATGGTATCATGGAGATTGCTGAACAAAACGATGTCTTGGACCATTCTTTTTTTGTATTAAGCGATAGAGAAATACGAGACCAATTTCATGCTTGGTATCCAGAAGCAACAGTAACTTTTCTTGGGAATGCCTTAGAAGATTTGGATGAAGATATCAAAGAATTAAAGAAATATGATCGTGCGATTTATACAACATCCATTAACAATATTGATAAAGCAGCTGCAGAAAAAATTGATGAAGAAGGGCTAAGATTACATGTTTATCAAGTGAACACAGCAGAAACATACGCGAAAGCTAAAAAAATAGAGCCGCGATTAATAGAAACAGACGTGATTGTGCCAGATGGAGCGGGTAGACTAGCGGATCTTGTGGAGCAGTTACGTAAGGAAGAAGGAATAAAAAACGATCAAGCTGCACATGCTTTGTTAATGCATCTGAAGGCGATAGAACATTTCGAGGCATCAGAACAAAGGGACAAGGTCGTTAAACATTTGGAGAACTTTAAGAAATTGTTAGAACATCAAGAACGCAAAAATTTGATTACAGAAAAA
It encodes the following:
- a CDS encoding (Fe-S)-binding protein produces the protein MSEDENSLTKLLNKETSDLPCHTKSLGNYLGEDIPDETKWADCVHCGMCLEACPTYQETGEEQHSPRGRVYLIEAVGKGKIDINDAFSKPIFDCLDCRACETACPADVQVGGLIEEARGQIRQAMPLTGLTGTLSKTALNGFFPYQNRMNMLGSFMRFYQKSGIQRIVRTTGLLNIMPTHLKDMESILPKVEKPVLGRYPEIVPAEDEKKERVGMLTGCIMDVMFSDVNEATIRVLTHNGFEVGLPKQQGCCGALHVHAGERETGKELAKQNMEAFKDYDKVLVNAAGCGCALQEYNELFRNDPEMLPLAEDFSAKIEDVSKFLYDNDFKRPKAEVNTKITYHDACHLAHGQGVRFEPRQLLNEIPGVEMVDLPDADRCCGSAGIYNLTHPEMAGALLERKVEDVPENIDMISMGNPGCMLQIAMGIKKYGRSEKVVHTVQLLDWAYEKERREQARLVKS
- a CDS encoding L-lactate permease; this encodes MGNGILAVLAVLPIIVVAIFLVGLKWPASKAMPLSYIVTVLLALFVWNVAFPKVAAASVHGLIVAVTLLFIIFGAILLLNTLQESGGLHTIRRGFTDITPDRRIQVIIVAWLFGSFIEGSAGFGTPAAVAVPLLVGLGFPAMAAVVSGMVIQSTPVSFGAVGTPMTVGVGTGVESLTQITDISSFVFGVAGKVALLHTIAGLLIPLFLVAILTRFFGKNKSFSEGLKVWKFAIFASVAMTIPYVIVANLLGPEFPAMIGGLVGLAIVIPAAKKGFLMPKEDEIWDFESKDRWDPTWTGRVELKHSEIYAGKISMWRAWAPYVLIAILLLISRLTIVGDWLQSATITLPHIFGTEISSSWEILFSPGFIFIVVAVFTYYMHGMRVQEFARAWKDSGKTMIAAGSALVFTVPMVQVFLNSDGGAAGYQEMPLALAEGVANLAGSLYPIFATFVGGLGAFVAGSNTISNMMFSLFQFGVGERIGGDATWMVALQAVGGAAGNMICVHNVVAASAVVGLVGKEGHIIRKTLLPFLYYSLLLGSIGYSIMWTAEKGIFNIGSIIAVIIWVIAIYIIVTNNKRLDVIQRRAAS
- a CDS encoding ABC transporter substrate-binding protein, yielding MKKVLTFIPIICALMLVACGNDDTSSGDDGSNGKLTMYTPMPEENAEAYVSKFEEDTGIEVDYTRLSTGEILSKLKAEEGSSDASIWFAGPSDSFIEADEEGFLEKYDTDNLDNLDKIDENAMVEDASWLPIYQGPIAFASNEEWLEENGVEAPTSWEDLLKPEFENNIMLAHPGASGTGYQFVSTLVQIMGEEEAFDYLKKFDENVKQWTKGGSANAQFIGIGEVGTGLAFAQDLLPLKEEGYPIKITYPEDGVSVAVEGAAKIKGGPEQEKENATKFMNWINSVEGQNVYADTGYYHLPVISDANIPEGAPDLNEFNVADTDNIWASEHRDEIVDKFERQIESEEEASDG
- a CDS encoding FAD-linked oxidase C-terminal domain-containing protein produces the protein MLGKRHKKQKPDAVAQQLINIVGEGEVLYLKEDLISYECDGYTMSKGMPRAVVFVRNTKQVSDVVKYLNKVEIPYIARGAGTGLSGGATPLGGEVLISLVRMKKMLHLDLENRKAVVEPGYINLKLTQSISDKGYYYAPDPSSQYACTIGGNVAENSGGAHCLKYGVTTNHILGLEIVLPSGEIIEIGEDGVPDRPGYDLLGLLTGSEGTLGIVTKVTVKVLKTPEGKKTVLAYYDDINDASQAVSDIIAAGIIPAALEMMDSIATEGVESAAYPVGHPRDIAAFLLIEVDGIAAGIDDQIDEILDVCKNNNVREVKVAKDEAERGLWWANRKMGFGAMGAISPDYLVQDGVIPRTRLPEVLAKISEISMKYELRIANIFHAGDGNLHPLILFDASIPGQSERASKAGSECLKVCADVGGSITGEHGVGIEKSAEMRFIFSDEEMAAQTEIRAVFNPEDLLNPGKLFPSPGRCVEVKQEWKTVEV
- a CDS encoding zinc-binding dehydrogenase, whose protein sequence is MSNKEIVQSRAYRLIAPETFEEVVLQHSIDNNQVVVQPSLASICHADTRYYTGQRRKEALQSKLPMALFHEGIGHIVKSKDETFDIGQRVVIVPNIPARRLQANTINNKSSPNSRVVKDNYLPQSVFLGSGYDGIGQQNLVLPKENVIAIPSNVPDEIAVLAELTSVSLHAANHVSDYFNDGKVAVFGDGPVGYLTAATLHHVFGISKEDLLVFGAISERLVHFDFATTYLVQDFNFRKEENVVAVIECTGGTFSEKAINQAIDLIEPQGKITLMGVSEEHVPLNTRDILEKGLTIYGSSRSTAEEFQTLMHAFQSQAYQRTLEKLLPNQKELIRDAKDLEKSMNKAIKNKGWGKIFLSFEWG
- a CDS encoding fumarylacetoacetate hydrolase family protein, whose protein sequence is MKFARFKKQKETSVLYGIATDSGIQQIEGDIFTGWNLTEKIYNVSDIQLLAPLTPKHVIGIGANYVAETNDLPSELPDIPVFFYKPISSVIGNGKAIVIPREVEEVKFESELAVVIGQRASNLSEEEVTESIFGYTIANDVTAPQYFHEDGHWMVGKSFDTFTPLGPYIETELDPDKVNVEAYLNGNKKQDSSTALMIFSMRKMIAYLSSVMTLEAGDIILTGSPLGAEMMKDGDEINCKIAGIGELRNSIKQS